The following nucleotide sequence is from Flavimarina sp. Hel_I_48.
TCTTTTGTTCAACTGCTTGAGGCGCTGTATGTCGTCCTGTAGGGAGGAAAGTTCACCATATTGTCTTTCGGAAATATCCTGGTCATTGATCAGCGTGTCGATCTTGGCCTGCATGATAGCCAGAGGAGTCTGAATCTCGTGGGACACATCCTCGGTAAACTGCTTGAGGTTGCCATAATCCGCACTCACCTTTTGGGTAAGGCTCTTCATTTCCCGGTTCAGTTCGTCAAATTCCAATATGTTAGACTCGATAAAGTTCAGGCCTGTGCCCGATTGTAGGGAAAAGCCCTTAAGTTTTTCAAGGTTGATGAAAAAAGGTTTCCATAATTTTTCGTTACGTGACCTATTGAGGTAGAACAGGAACACAAAGGCGAGGAATATAATGGCGAGAAAGGTAAAGACGATGGCAAAAAGTATGTTTTCGGATTCTATTACCATGGCACGCACGGCTACGCGGTAGTGCTGACCATGGATCATCTTTGTTCCCGAAAGCTGCCGAAAAAGTTCGATTTCATCTTGCAATGGGTCATAAATAAGGGTGTCCACAAGTTGTTCTTCCTGTGGGTTGTTTACCTTTTCTACCGTCATGATGGGCGGAATGCCTTTCAGTTCCGGATCATCAGTGAGCAAGCGCTCAATACGGTCCTTATCAGAAAAGAGCTCTTCCTCTATCTCATCTTTCAATAAAAAACTAGTGTAGATATAGAGCGCAACCGCCGATACGATCATAATGACTGCGCTGGAGAACAGAAAAGTGGTTGAAGCCTTTCTGAGCAACGGTGTTTTATTTTGTTTTATATTTTTAATCTTCCATAAATTTATAACCGGTACCATAGGCTGTTTGTAGATATTTAGCCCCTACCTTTGTTAGTTTTTTCCTGAGGTTGTTGACATGCACATAGACAAAGTCAAAATTGTCCAACATATCGCTGTCATCTCCCCACAGATGCTCGGCAATGATGCTCTTGGATAGTACACGGTTCTGATTTGTTATAAAAAAAAGCAACAGGTCATATTCCCGCTTCGTAAGGCCTATAGGACATTCATTTACATAAGCTGTGCGTGATGCGGTCTCAAGCCTGATCTCCCTAAAAGTTACGGAGTTGCTACCACCAAACTTTCCGCGCCTCAAAATTGCTTTGACCCGTGAGTTCAGCTCAGCCAGATGAAAGGGCTTTGTCAGGTAATCATCCGCACCAAGATCCAGTCCCTTTAACTTATCGTCAAGAGCACTGTTGGCGGAAATAATGATTACCCCGCAATCTTTATCTTGCTTTTTAAGCTTTTTTAGCAGGTCCAGTCCACTGCCGCTCACCAGGTTGATATCCAGAATCACTATATCATATTCATAGATGTCAAGTTTTTCGGAGGCTTGACGGTAGTCAGAGGCCACCTCACACAGGTGATTGTCCCGTTGGAGATATTTAACGATGGCCTGTTGTAATTCTATTTCGTCTTCCGCAATTAAAAATTTCATATATAAAGATAATAAATCCAAATTAGCTGCTAGTTCTTTGCAAATCTTAAAGCTATTCTTTACTTCGATTTACTTCGAATAATATCAATGGCCATGGGTATTAAGGACAATACTACAATACCTAGGATCACGTATTCAAAATTATTTTTTATAAAGGGAAGATTTCCAAAAAAATAGCCGGTCAAGACTAAAAAAAATACCCACGCAACACCTCCAATAATATTAAACTGAATAAACTTACCATAGTGCATAGCTCCAATACCGGCTACAAATGGTGCGAATGTCCTAACAATGGGTACAAAGCGAGCAATGATTATGGCCTTCGAACCTTGCTTTTCAAAAAAATACCGGGTCTTGTCAATGCTTTTCTGATTAACGATTTGTTTTCCTGCGACTTTCCATTTCAATATTTTCAGACCAATAGTCTTTCCGAGGTAATAGTTAAGGCTATCACCCAGAACCGCTGCTAATATAAGTATAAGTACAACGATCCATAAGCTGAGCCCTGCGGTTTCCCCAGAACTGTTTTGCACCCCAGCGCAGAATGTTCCAGCGGCAAACAGTAGTGAATCCCCCGGAAGGAAGGGCATTACCACCAGGCCGGTCTCGATGAATATGAAGGAAAAAAGGATAGCATATACCCAAGGCCCATAATCCACGATCATGGCAAAAAGATGAGTGTCCAGATGAAGGAAAAAATCAAGTATTGTGTTCATTTTCTTTTATTGCTTTACGAATTTTAAAATTGTAGGCAGAACAACCAGAAGCAGGGGCAGGGCAAAGGACATTCCCCCGATCACCGCAATGGCAAGGGGCTGATGCAACTGCGCACCGGCACCAATCCCCAAAGCGAGGGGAGCAAGGGCCATAATCGCGGCAAATGCGGTCATAAGTTTAGGGCGAAGTCGAGCGGCTATTGCATATTCAATCTTTTCCTTATGGGAAAGTGATTCATCGACCTCCTGATATTGATGGTAGGTAAAAATGGCATTTTCACCAATGATTCCCACGATCATAATGATTCCTGTGTAACTGCCCACATTGAGCGGTGTACCCGTCACTAAAAGGGCCAACATGGAACCGGCCACCCCCATAATCGCAACAAGTACGATTACCCCGGCAACCTTAAGTTTTTTAAACAGAAACAGGATCACCACAAAGACTAATAGCACAGCTGATATGAGTATTTGCAAAAGTTCCCTGAAGGCCTGTTGCTGCTCTTGATAGGAGCCACCATATTCCATATGAAAATTCGCCGGTAGGCTAACGTTACTAGCCAACCTGGATTTTATATCTGCGAGTGTAGAGCCAAGGTCACGGTTGTTGAGACGGGCGGTAATATAGCCCACGGTCTTCTCATTTTCACGGTTCACTTCTGCCACGCCCTTTTTGATCACCACATCGGCGAGTTGCAAAATTGGCACACTGGGGCCTTTGGGCAACAGTATCCTGGTGTTTTTTAGTTCGTTCACAGAGGTGCCATAGGTTTGCGGATAGCGCATCCTGATATTGATCACCCTTATGTTATCGATCATTGTTCCCACCACCGTGCCCATGACCTGGGTCTGTAGCTGTACCTGGAGATCAGCCGGGGTAAGCCCAAACTGTGCCAGTACCGCTTCCTTGGGCCTAAGTTCGATTTCTGGGCCCGCGATAACGATACCGTCAAATACGTCTGTGGTTCCCTTGACCTGTTCCACTTCCGAAGCTATATGTTTGGAAAGCTGCTCCAATTTAGCCCTATCATCACCAAATAGTTTGATCTGAATGGGCTGAACGGAGCTCATAAGGTCACCGAGCATATCACCGATCACCTGACCAAAATCCACGGTAAGCTGGGGCAGTTTTGCCTCTATCTTAGTACGGATCTCATCTGAGACCTCAGTAGTAGTCTTTGATCGTGATTCCTTCAGTTTGATAAGGTAATCTCCCCGATTAGGCTCGGTTATAAAGAAACCCATCTGTGCGCCAGCCCTTGCCGAAAATGCATCTACCTCTGGCTGATTGTCTAGTATGTCATTAACGATATTGAGCATCCTTCCCGTCTCCTCAAGGCTTGTTCCCGGCGGACTGTTGAAATCCAGTACAATGCTACCCTCATCCATTTCAGGCAGGAAACCAGATGGCAGTTTTGGGGGGACAATTATGATGATGGCCACACAGAGTATTGCAAAAATGATCCCGATAATCGGTTTCTCCAGAACGTGGTGAATCCATTTTGTTCTTGGCACATGTTGGTGGCCAATTGATTTTTTCCCTGAAAACATTATTGCGAGGACAGGGACCATAAACCAGGTCACAAAAAAGGAACAGGTCAGGGCAATGATCATGGTAAATGCCATGACTTTAAAGTATGCCCCGGCAACCCCGGTCATCATTACAAAGGGGATGAAGATTACCACCGTGCTCAGGAACGACCCTATCATTGCAGGGAGCAGATGGGAGATGGCCTCCCCTGCGCTCCACGCGATCGGCTTATCAGGATACTCCTCCTTTATTTTATGGATCTGCTCAATGATGATCACCACATCATCGATCATCAGCCCTATGGCTGCGGCAATGGCCCCCAACGTCATGATATTGAACGTATAGCCTACTGCATTGATGAGTATCAGTGTAAGGGAAAGGGTCACTGGTATGGTAAAAAGGACTACAAGGCTTGATGCAAAAGAACGAAGAAAAATTACCACAACAAAGAGGGCAAGTGCGAGGCCTATCCACAGTACATCCTTGATACTCTTGATACTTGTATTTACAAAGTTCGCCTGCTTGTAATAGGGTACCAGTTTTACTGTTTTTGGTAGTATTTTGGCCAGTTCTTCAACCTTTTTCTCAATACTGTCATTAACCGCGATAAGGTTGGCGCTGGGCTGTTTGACAATGGCTATGAGCGGCACGTTGTTGCCGTTGGCGAAGATTTTTGTATACTGCTTGGCCTCGGCCACCGTAACATTGGCAATATCCTTGAGCTGAACCAGCCGTGTGGCGGAATTCTTGATGACCAGATTCTCTAAGTCTTTGAGCCCTTTGACCGAATTATC
It contains:
- a CDS encoding VTT domain-containing protein; this encodes MNTILDFFLHLDTHLFAMIVDYGPWVYAILFSFIFIETGLVVMPFLPGDSLLFAAGTFCAGVQNSSGETAGLSLWIVVLILILAAVLGDSLNYYLGKTIGLKILKWKVAGKQIVNQKSIDKTRYFFEKQGSKAIIIARFVPIVRTFAPFVAGIGAMHYGKFIQFNIIGGVAWVFFLVLTGYFFGNLPFIKNNFEYVILGIVVLSLIPMAIDIIRSKSK
- a CDS encoding efflux RND transporter permease subunit; this encodes MKNRLNSYKFPLLALGILLLAGGFFTYQNLKTGLFPNITFPKIKVIADSGQQPVDKMMAAVTIPLENALRRTQGLSYIRSTTSRGSTEISVFLNWDMDIDVARSQIESFIGQAKGDILPNTNFSVEKMNPSILPVMGYSLEGDLSQVDLKVIAKYQVRPYLSATPGVSDVAIIGGKDKEYQIILKPEILKNLGISPTTVQNAVTNSNIIQSDGYLIDYNRMYLTLTDNSVKGLKDLENLVIKNSATRLVQLKDIANVTVAEAKQYTKIFANGNNVPLIAIVKQPSANLIAVNDSIEKKVEELAKILPKTVKLVPYYKQANFVNTSIKSIKDVLWIGLALALFVVVIFLRSFASSLVVLFTIPVTLSLTLILINAVGYTFNIMTLGAIAAAIGLMIDDVVIIIEQIHKIKEEYPDKPIAWSAGEAISHLLPAMIGSFLSTVVIFIPFVMMTGVAGAYFKVMAFTMIIALTCSFFVTWFMVPVLAIMFSGKKSIGHQHVPRTKWIHHVLEKPIIGIIFAILCVAIIIIVPPKLPSGFLPEMDEGSIVLDFNSPPGTSLEETGRMLNIVNDILDNQPEVDAFSARAGAQMGFFITEPNRGDYLIKLKESRSKTTTEVSDEIRTKIEAKLPQLTVDFGQVIGDMLGDLMSSVQPIQIKLFGDDRAKLEQLSKHIASEVEQVKGTTDVFDGIVIAGPEIELRPKEAVLAQFGLTPADLQVQLQTQVMGTVVGTMIDNIRVINIRMRYPQTYGTSVNELKNTRILLPKGPSVPILQLADVVIKKGVAEVNRENEKTVGYITARLNNRDLGSTLADIKSRLASNVSLPANFHMEYGGSYQEQQQAFRELLQILISAVLLVFVVILFLFKKLKVAGVIVLVAIMGVAGSMLALLVTGTPLNVGSYTGIIMIVGIIGENAIFTYHQYQEVDESLSHKEKIEYAIAARLRPKLMTAFAAIMALAPLALGIGAGAQLHQPLAIAVIGGMSFALPLLLVVLPTILKFVKQ
- a CDS encoding response regulator transcription factor — encoded protein: MKFLIAEDEIELQQAIVKYLQRDNHLCEVASDYRQASEKLDIYEYDIVILDINLVSGSGLDLLKKLKKQDKDCGVIIISANSALDDKLKGLDLGADDYLTKPFHLAELNSRVKAILRRGKFGGSNSVTFREIRLETASRTAYVNECPIGLTKREYDLLLFFITNQNRVLSKSIIAEHLWGDDSDMLDNFDFVYVHVNNLRKKLTKVGAKYLQTAYGTGYKFMED
- a CDS encoding sensor histidine kinase encodes the protein MLRKASTTFLFSSAVIMIVSAVALYIYTSFLLKDEIEEELFSDKDRIERLLTDDPELKGIPPIMTVEKVNNPQEEQLVDTLIYDPLQDEIELFRQLSGTKMIHGQHYRVAVRAMVIESENILFAIVFTFLAIIFLAFVFLFYLNRSRNEKLWKPFFINLEKLKGFSLQSGTGLNFIESNILEFDELNREMKSLTQKVSADYGNLKQFTEDVSHEIQTPLAIMQAKIDTLINDQDISERQYGELSSLQDDIQRLKQLNKRLSLLVKIDNDQFTAEKMIGLDRILMEGIENLRELTAVQIDQNIEANVLVKIDPYLASVLFNNLLSNAIRHNMAGRPVEVHLTGESLRIMNHGDGPLHHPERIFERFYRESNQVDSTGLGLSIVKKICDYYGFVPSYSFVDGNHIFYVSFLG